A region from the Dermacentor andersoni chromosome 11, qqDerAnde1_hic_scaffold, whole genome shotgun sequence genome encodes:
- the LOC126518286 gene encoding ubiquitin-conjugating enzyme E2 Z-like produces MFTAQEASPAASSKAGQGTKSAAPGPFKRDDAPSFLTRIKNDIADIFADPAPGIFIEPDENDVSRIHALVVGPSGTPYEGGFFEFLIKCPPEYPYQPPTVKFLTTGSGKVRFNPNLNKNGSICLNILGTGWSPAQCIASVLISIQSLLNEDPIYNEPGIGKGEMHCLSCSYNAVVEYETIRVAVCDNVEACLQGTSSLPSTLRDIVVKKFTEFYDHYEAVLKPKLHLSGKKMDDWYYNHTGTFEYAELLTRLKNLKQKVENLQD; encoded by the coding sequence ATGTTCACCGCACAAGAAGCTTCTCCGGCTGCATCCAGTAAAGCTGGGCAAGGCACCAAGTCTGCAGCCCCCGGCCCATTCAAGCGAGACGACGCGCCGTCGTTCCTGACAAGGATTAAGAACGACATCGCGGACATCTTCGCCGACCCAGCTCCGGGAATATTCATCGAGCCGGATGAGAACGACGTGAGCAGAATCCACGCCCTCGTGGTTGGTCCATCCGGAACGCCGTACGAGGGGGGCTTTTTCGAGTTCCTGATAAAGTGCCCACCAGAGTATCCTTATCAGCCGCCAACTGTGAAATTCCTTACCACAGGCTCTGGAAAGGTGCGGTTCAACCCAAACCTTAATAAGAACGGCTCTATTTGTCTCAACATCCTTGGCACAGGCTGGAGCCCTGCGCAGTGCATAGCAAGCGTGCTCATTTCCATCCAGTCGCTCTTGAACGAAGACCCCATCTATAACGAGCCCGGAATCGGGAAAGGAGAAATGCACTGCCTCTCCTGCAGTTACAATGCCGTTGTAGAGTACGAGACGATCAGAGTAGCCGTGTGCGACAATGTTGAGGCATGCCTCCAGGGTACTTCTTCCTTACCGTCGACCTTGAGGGACATCGTTGTGAAAAAATTTACCGAGTTTTACGACCATTACGAGGCAGTACTGAAACCGAAACTCCACTTGTCGGGTAAAAAAATGGACGACTGGTACTACAATCACACTGGCACTTTCGAATACGCTGAACTGCTTACGCGACTGAAGAATCTGAAGCAGAAAGTGGAGAATCTGCAGGATTAG
- the LOC140213998 gene encoding uncharacterized protein, translating to MPLESLVSRNPNDADHDSIKHSALAASCADIGCIDVVLRRRLSGSQGRNEEQSPPPGKQLSTRTAESPLVSKQSRHEAGCSSASTPSEGSAKRLCSEQGVGSDKPKTPRTWLLSKAAESRLPGWISERDRREAGSSSGSSRNSFERLDSGNKPSDTARTQRGMDTAPAAASGIHRRRRSHENDASRRSQAEANRSMRNVEPAVEEDQVVPNVVIYEDEDYQLVVDEQLVPTATPDVAAA from the exons ATgcccctcgagtccctcgtgtcccggaacccaaATGATGCAGAT CACGATTCCATTAAACACTCGGCCCTTGCAGCGTCATGTGCAGATATAGGTTGTATTGACGTCGTCCTTAGACGCAGGCTGTCCGGCTCGCAAGGCCGCAATGAAGAGCAATCACCCCCGCCGGGCAAGCAACTGTCAACTAGGACAGCCGAGTCACCGCTGGTCTCGAAGCAGAGCCGCCACGAGGCCGGCTGTTCCTCAGCCTCAACGCCCAGTGAGGGCTCCGCGAAAAG GCTGTGTTCGGAGCAGGGAGTTGGCAGTGACAAACCCAAGACGCCTCGGACGTGGCTGTTATCCAAGGCTGCCGAGTCCCGGCTGCCCGGCTGGATATCGGAGCGCGATCGGAGGGAGGCCGGCTCATCTTCGGGCTCCAGTCGAAACTCCTTCGAGAGGTTAGATTCGGGCAACAAACCCTCCGACACGGCGCGAACGCAACGAGGGATGGACACGGCGCCAGCCGCCGCTTCAGGGATTCAtcgccggcgccgctcgcacgAAAACGACGCGTCCCGGCGAAGTCAAGCGGAAGCTAACCGGAGCATGAGGAATGTAGAACCTGCGGTGGAAGAGGACCAGGTAGTGCCGAACGTCGTTATTTACGAAGACGAGGACTACCAGCTAGTTGTGGATGAGCAGCTGGTGCCGACAGCCACCCCCGATGTGGCTGCTGCTTGA